One window of the Piliocolobus tephrosceles isolate RC106 chromosome 17, ASM277652v3, whole genome shotgun sequence genome contains the following:
- the TEPP gene encoding LOW QUALITY PROTEIN: testis, prostate and placenta-expressed protein (The sequence of the model RefSeq protein was modified relative to this genomic sequence to represent the inferred CDS: deleted 1 base in 1 codon): MGIVCAQCSFILLLSIMRTHPPHFLFCPLSSRRAESPYKPVHLGLGPTDKVAAIAMARIIDLVPWDDGSTHVYASPAILLPVERQRNQLAGVKQQLYHPALPTLRHMDRDTVKACLPDEHCQSTTYCRKDEFDNAHFTLLGVPNKPLQCLDITAAGQKLRNRYHEGKLAPIAPGINRVDWPCFTRAIEDWSHFVSSAGEFKLPCLSKRVEGLSGYAVRYLKPDVTQSWRYCLNQNPSLDRYGQKPLPFDSLNTFRSFGSSYSRVNYLTPWH, from the exons ATGGGCATTGTCTGTGCACAATGTTCCTTTATTCTGCTGCTGTCCATAATGAGA ACTCATCCACCTCACTTCCTCTTCTGCCCATTGAGCAGTCGAAGAGCTGAAAGTCCTTATAAGCCTGTGCACCTGGGCCTGGGCCCTACAGATAAGGTAGCTGCTATTG CTATGGCCCGCATCATCGACCTGGTGCCCTGGGACGATGGCTCCACACATGTGTATGCCTCCCCGGCCATCCTGCTTCCTGTGGAGCGGCAGCGCAACCAGCTGGCGGGCGTGAAGCAGCAGCTCTAccacccagccctgcccacccTGCGCCACATGGACAGGGACACCGTCAAGGCCTGCCTTCCTGATGAGCACTGCCAGTCCACCACCTACTGCCGCAAAG ATGAGTTTGACAATGCCCATTTTACACTCCTTGGGGTCCCCAACAAACCCCTGCAGTGTTTG GACATCACCGCGGCAGGCCAGAAGCTCCGCAACAGGTACCACGAGGGAAAGCTGGCGCCCATCGCGCCGGGCATCAACCGAGTGGACTGGCCCTGCTTCACGCGCGCCATCGAGGACTGGTCTCACTTCGTGTCCTCGGCTGGGGAGTTCAAGCTGCCTTGCCTGAGCAAGCGAG TGGAGGGTCTCAGCGGCTACGCGGTGCGGTACTTGAAGCCGGACGTGACCCAGAGCTGGCGG TACTGCCTCAACCAGAACCCCAGCCTGGACCGCTACGGACAGAAGCCCCTGCCTTTCGACTCCCT GAACACTTTCCGAAGCTTCGGCTCCAGCTACAG TCGTGTCAACTATCTGACCCCCTGGCATTAA